The Triticum aestivum cultivar Chinese Spring chromosome 7B, IWGSC CS RefSeq v2.1, whole genome shotgun sequence genome window below encodes:
- the LOC123155954 gene encoding glutamate-1-semialdehyde 2,1-aminomutase, chloroplastic has product MAGAAAAAAAVASGISVRPVAAPKISRAPRSRSVVRAAVSIGEKAYTVQKSEEIFNAAKELMPGGVNSPVRAFKSVGGQPIVFDSVKGSHMWDVDGNEYIDYVGSWGPAIIGHADDKVNAALIETLKKGTSFGAPCALENVLAQMVISAVPSIEMVRFVNSGTEACMGALRLVRAFTGREKILKFEGCYHGHADSFLVKAGSGVATLGLPDSPGVPKGATVGTLTAPYNDAEAVKKLFEDNKGEIAAVFLEPVVGNAGFIPPQPAFLNALREVTKQDGALLVFDEVMTGFRLAYGGAQEYFGITPDVTTLGKIIGGGLPVGAYGGRKDIMEMVAPAGPMYQAGTLSGNPLAMTAGIHTLKRLMEPGTYEYLDKVTGELVQGILDAGAKTGHEMCGGHIRGMFGFFFAGGPVHNFDDAKKSDTAKFGRFHRGMLEEGVYLAPSQFEAGFTSLAHTTLDIEKTVEAAEKVLRRI; this is encoded by the exons ATGGccggagcagccgccgccgccgccgccgtggcctccGGCATCTCGGTCCGGCCGGTCGCCGCGCCTAAGATCTCGCGCGCGCCTCGCTCTCGGTCGGTGGTGAGGGCGGCCGTCTCCATAGGCGAGAAGGCTTACACGGTTCAGAAATCTGAGGAGATCTTCAACGCTGCCAAG GAATTGATGCCTGGAGGTGTTAATTCACCAGTCCGTGCCTTCAAATCAGTCGGCGGGCAGCCCATAGTTTTTGATTCTGTGAAGGGCTCTCATATGTGGGATGTCGATGGAAATGAATATATTGATTATGTTGGTTCCTGGGGTCCTGCAATCATTGGTCATGCAGATGACAAG GTGAATGCTGCACTTATTGAAACTCTGAAGAAGGGAACTAGCTTTGGTGCTCCATGTGCGTTGGAGAATGTGTTGGCTCAAATGGTCATCTCCGCTGTGCCGAGTATCGAAATGGTTCGTTTTGTAAATTCAGGAACAGAAGCTTGCATGGGAGCACTCCGTCTTGTGCGTGCATTCACTGGGAGGGAAAAGATCCTCAAGTTTGAAGGCTGTTACCATGGCCATGCAGATTCCTTCCTCGTTAAAGCAGGCAGTGGTGTTGCCACCCTCGGCCTCCCAGACTCCCCTGGAGTGCCTAAAGGAGCCACCGTTGGGACTCTAACAGCACCTTATAATGATGCTGAGGCGGTTAAAAAGCTGTTTGAGGATAACAAAGGGGAGATTGCTGCAGTCTTCCTTGAGCCGGTTGTCGGCAATGCTGGCTTCATTCCTCCGCAGCCTGCTTTCCTAAATGCTCTCCGTGAGGTGACCAAACAAGACGGTGCACTTCTGGTCTTTGATGAAGTGATGACTGGTTTCCGTTTAGCTTATGGTGGGGCACAAGAGTACTTTGGAATCACCCCTGACGTGACAACCTTGGGGAAAATTATTGGCGGTGGTCTTCCAGTTGGTGCTTACGGTGGGCGGAAGGATATCATGGAGATGGTTGCTCCAGCAGGACCAATGTACCAGGCAGGAACCCTGAGTGGAAACCCTCTAGCTATGACTGCTGGAATCCACACTCTCAAGCGTCTGATGGAGCCTGGCACCTATGAATACTTAGACAAGGTCACTGGTGAACTTGTCCAGGGTATATTGGATGCGGGTGCTAAAACAGGGCACGAGATGTGTGGAGGACACATCAGGGGCATGTTCGGATTCTTCTTCGCAGGTGGCCCAGTGCACAACTTTGATGACGCCAAGAAGAGCGACACCGCGAAGTTTGGGAGGTTCCACCGTGGAATGCTGGAAGAAGGCGTGTATTTGGCACCATCCCAGTTCGAGGCAGGTTTTACAAGCTTGGCACACACAACCCTAGACATTGAGAAAACCGTGGAGGCTGCTGAGAAGGTTCTTCGTCGGATATAG